The following are from one region of the Paenibacillus sabinae T27 genome:
- a CDS encoding DUF1802 family protein: MKLNPVALKEWASVIDVLLEGDQILLMRKGGIEEETRRFELKSRSFYLFPTYEHQRAHLIKDPYQSFVERSLSEFDAGAAHVKLTAYAEATDDLEVRDFAQLELLYPYHMWTGNLAEERLKWKAKQPLHILLLRVYKLEEPVLIEALPEYGGCRSWIELPAVKDDIRLNPVLSEESFEEKRVRIKSILGQ, encoded by the coding sequence ATGAAACTCAACCCCGTCGCTCTGAAAGAATGGGCTTCGGTCATTGATGTTCTGCTGGAAGGTGATCAGATCCTGCTTATGCGAAAAGGCGGCATCGAGGAGGAAACGAGGCGGTTTGAGCTGAAGAGCCGTTCCTTTTATCTGTTCCCGACCTATGAACACCAGCGGGCCCACCTGATCAAGGACCCCTATCAATCCTTCGTGGAGCGTTCACTTTCGGAATTTGATGCGGGAGCCGCCCATGTGAAGCTTACCGCATATGCCGAGGCAACCGATGATCTTGAAGTGCGTGATTTCGCGCAGCTTGAGCTGCTTTATCCTTATCATATGTGGACGGGAAATTTGGCCGAGGAGCGGCTCAAATGGAAGGCGAAGCAGCCGCTTCATATATTACTGCTCCGGGTATACAAGCTGGAGGAGCCGGTTCTGATCGAGGCGCTTCCGGAATATGGGGGCTGCCGTTCCTGGATTGAGCTTCCGGCGGTGAAGGACGACATCCGGTTAAACCCGGTTTTGAGCGAAGAGTCGTTTGAAGAAAAGCGTGTGAGAATTAAGTCCATATTAGGGCAATAA
- a CDS encoding Dps family protein, producing MAKATNKVESTSVEQVLNRQVANLNVLYVKIHNYHWYVKGEQFFSLHVKFEELYDEVTEKMDEVAERLLSIKGQPAATLKEYLEIATIQEATGKEDTRAMVQTLIEDFTTVAEEVTEGIELAEEGTDHPTADLFIKIRTDFEKHAWMLRSFLG from the coding sequence ATGGCTAAAGCAACAAACAAAGTTGAATCTACCTCAGTCGAGCAAGTATTGAACCGTCAGGTTGCCAATCTGAATGTGCTGTATGTCAAAATACACAATTACCATTGGTATGTAAAAGGCGAGCAGTTCTTCTCGCTTCATGTCAAATTCGAAGAATTATATGATGAGGTTACGGAGAAAATGGACGAGGTGGCAGAGCGTCTCTTGAGCATCAAAGGGCAACCGGCTGCAACCTTGAAGGAGTATCTGGAAATTGCGACCATTCAGGAAGCAACCGGCAAGGAGGATACGCGCGCGATGGTGCAAACACTGATCGAGGATTTCACCACCGTGGCTGAAGAAGTGACGGAAGGCATCGAACTGGCGGAGGAAGGTACGGACCACCCTACGGCCGACTTGTTCATCAAAATCCGCACCGACTTTGAAAAGCATGCCTGGATGCTGCGTTCTTTCCTCGGTTGA
- a CDS encoding YunC family protein — MVTLEPVAVGNHIMLGVEVKLPKTTLLTISTDKGYIMCGALDVGLLNERLADRGIIAGRAVGVRTLEQLLAAPLESVTFEAEKLGIVPGMIGSEALLRML, encoded by the coding sequence ATGGTGACTTTGGAGCCTGTAGCGGTCGGCAATCATATTATGCTTGGCGTGGAAGTGAAACTGCCCAAAACGACGCTGCTGACGATCAGCACCGATAAAGGTTATATTATGTGCGGAGCGCTTGATGTCGGACTGCTGAACGAACGTCTTGCAGACCGGGGCATCATTGCCGGAAGGGCTGTGGGGGTACGGACATTGGAACAGCTGCTTGCCGCTCCGCTGGAATCCGTGACATTCGAGGCGGAGAAGCTTGGAATCGTTCCGGGCATGATCGGGTCCGAAGCTTTGCTCAGGATGCTGTAG